The Salvia miltiorrhiza cultivar Shanhuang (shh) chromosome 2, IMPLAD_Smil_shh, whole genome shotgun sequence DNA window GTGATACATAAGAAAATCCTTTcacaaaaaaaggaaacaaatgtGGTTGTTGACTAGTTGGTCAGTTTCCAACAAGCTTTGAGATTTATTTCCGTATAGTAACAACTAACAAGCGACAAATGTATACAGATATATGTATTTTAGCCAACACCCAAATTTCAGCCGTTACATATTATGCAtggacaaaaattaaaatattttaaaaatatatcattATCAACTCAATGAAATATATGGTTATAGCTTCAAACCATGATGCTGACTTTTCTATAATGTCACTTTCCTTGAACCACCCCCTTGCTCAATATCTAGAAAAGGAAATGTTTAATtcataatttcaaattgaacGTGTTCAAATCATTCAATCATGTTATATGACTCcatcaattaataaatcttaAAAAACCAATTAATGCCAGAATAAAACTGTGGATGACCCTTATAATTAATGATGTATGAAATTTTGTGCCGACTTTCTTCAATGGAagagataaaattaaaattgataggaATTTAGATAAATTGATGGGAATGGGTGGGATCAAACGTTGATTAGCAGCAAAGACACGGTGGAATATGACGATGCAATAggattcttttctttttgagaatatgattcttttctttttttccttagTAGTTCAAATTaagattagaaatgtataaaataGTCGGCGAAATTGCAGACGGATATATTAAATGAGCTTTGACTTTGATTGTTTTATGGTTTATAGTTTATacaagttcgtgtatttagatggagagagagagaaagagaaattgGCAAAAAGAAGAATTTGGTGGGTCGTTAAAAGTCAACCCCACAACGTGTATTCGCAAATGCAAAGACTATTTTAGCCAAGAATGATGTTACATATATACATAGAAATATATAAACACGTACCCATATTATATAGACATATATACCATATgaagataattttttattaacaaGTGAGAACGATAAAGCATAATGGTACATGGGAATTAAATGAGAACGGTAGAGGTAGAAATCTATAATCATACAATTGAGGGTAGTAAACAATGTAAATTgggcattttttttatttttttttcttttgattataTTATTGAACACATGAACTGGTACATGGAGATGACTGTTTTGTCGTGTTTGTGCCATTGTCTATTATTAGTTTAGTCATATTTTATTGTAAAAGTTGTGTAGAATAGTGGtgattttgtgttaatttgAGCTTAATGGTTAATTGTGATGCTTTAGGTGTTAAATGAAGAATGTCGATGTTAAAGCATTTGAAGATTGTGAAGAAAGCTCACAACGACGCAAAAGAGAGTGTTTAAGACATGCTAATCATGGCTTACAATGAATCGGGGGTGATTAGAAGAAGATTGAGAAGAGAAGGCAGTGAGCCGCGACGCACTAGTCAACCGGGTTGACTGCTTGAAGGAAAATGGGCAGAATGTGAAGTGAGCCGCGGCGCACTAGTCAACCGGGCTGACCCTGACAGTTTTCTGACGGGATTTCTCATAAGAAGGGCGTTTTTTAGAGATTCAAATATACTTTTTTCACTTAGAACTTccatctttttccctttttgaaGCAAGAACAATAGGAGAACTTTAGTTTATCATTTGATTTCACTTTCTTTACGCATTGGAATGGATTTGCACTTTGAATTTCGCAATTATTTCTTTATCTTTCTTCTTTGTTTTAATTCCATGGCTTACTTTTTCTCCTACTTAGAATTCTACAGCATGATGAGCTAATTTCCATAATCTAGGGTTGGAGATTCAATCGGGTTTAATTGATTTGCTTGTGATGTATTGATGCACTTTATCCGATTCAATTGTTTGATATTCGATTTAGCAATTGATCACTGCTTGATTGTGTTTGCAACGTGTGAGATCGAGAGAAGAACTTGTTGCTTGACCGTGGTTGAATTGGAATTAGACTTAATCGGAAAAACGTGTAGTCTAATAATTGATGAATTCATGTGATTTAATTAGCGTAGACTCATACTTGAATGTGAAAACTATGGTTTGAGCACCTACGTTAGGAGAATTTTGTGAGTTTATTAATTGTGCATGATCTTCACTTGTTTATTGATTTTCCGAGAAGATGATCCGTCGCCCTAGAATCTTTAATCCTTgaatttccgtttgttttattactttgaatttatttctcGTTGTTTTAGATGCATTACTCGATCACTTGAAAAGTGGTTAGAATGTTTAGGTGTCATTGTTTTTACGTGTTTAACACATAGATAAttagccctgctaagtctttcTCGTGGAATACGACTTGGGTCAACTTGTCACTCTACGATTGACCTCGTTCTCTTGCGAGCAATCTAGAGAATATACTTTAGGTTGAACACAATTTTGGAGGAGATGACCTTTCACAAATGACTGgattcattccaaacatgatgtATAGTAACTTGAGGATATGGTATATACCATATTTTGAGCAACACTTTCTTTCTCAGGTAAGATGATTTTATATTTAAGAAGGGATGATAAAAAGtgagaaaaatataatactatcattcaaaataaataaaatataaaaaatatggtTCATATTTTAAGTGATAAAATTATACACCttataatattatccctctatttagagtgataaaaaacaaacacatcctTATAATATTAAGGTttgtgttattattattatttttttggagAGCCAAGGTTTGTGCTAATTTAGAAATCCCGAATAATGCTTAATTTGATCAGATGTGAAATTTCGAAAGCATTCGGCCCGTTGTAAATTAGCCCGGCCCAATATGAAGCGGAAAGGCCCAAAATCATAGTGTACAGGGAACTGGAACCGCTCAAACTTACACAGCACGATTTGGAgggaaaattttcaattttcatttgTATATATGATCTACTTCGTACAACTGTAGCTATTCATTGttgatttgattcatttatTCAAGaaattctttgttttctttgccaTCCAGATACTGCTCCGATCGCGCTTAGTGCAATTTTCCCTCCTTTATCATCATTGAGTCAATTATTATGAGCATTACTTCagattcttctttttccttccAAATCAGAAAACGGCACCAATTCGATTTACCTGTTCAGCCGCATAAAAAGCACCGCGGAAACACTGTTAGAGTTGCAATCTTGCATATCAAAACCCTCAATCTGCCATTAATTTCGAGTTCCACCACTCAATTTTGCGAATCCCTCGTTCTGGAACCCTTCAAACCCTATACCATTGGCCGGAGATTGGAGCTgtgtgattttatttttactgaCGGTAGAGTCAGCAAGAGGCATTGCCAACTGTACTTTGATTCTTTGGAGAAGAAGATTTATTTGTCAGACGGATTTGTTCCAGGTTGTACTGGAAGCAAtggttctttttctagtttcaGTGCTAAGATTTCGACAAATGGGGTTTTCGTGAACGGGTCTAGGATTAATGGCGTCGTTGAGTTGCAAGTTGGTGATGTGGTCGGGCTTGTATGCTGGAACAAGGAAGCTTGTAGGTTGAGGCCCAGAATTGGATTTCTGGTGGAGAAAGCTGTCTTTGCGGAGGAAATTGATTATAGAAGTTCTATTCAGTTGGATTCATGTAATATAGATTCAAAACAGACTAGTTTTGTAGTGAGACGTTGCAGAGGGACAGATAATACGAGTTTGCTTTTAAGTTGGTGTAGAGATATACTGTGTAGTGATGACCCTATATATTACATACGGAAATTTATTGATATTAACCggaaaaataatatttcttttGAAAATGGATCTAAGGAGTGTCTTCGATCATCCTCAGATAATGGGGTTGAATCTTGTTCAAGTCGCAGGCTTCAAATTGGATGTCCTAAACGGAAAAGGGTTTACTCTAGGGATATTGATGATGTTGAGAATTGTCAGAGCACCCAAAAGGAGATTACAGTGATCTCTGAGGAAAATGTTGAGCTTGAGTGTCCTAATTTTGTCAGTGCAGCTAATACTGATACTGCATGGAAGAAGTGTAATGACATCGTTGATGAGCAACATGCTTCTGTTAGTAGTAATTTTACTGGTATGTCTTTGGAAAAGTGGGATTCTCATCAATGTAAAGAACTATCAGATGCTAAGAATCGTGGTGGCTGTATTCTGCCACCAGGAAAAAAGTTCTATCTGAACAGACTCCAATTTAGAGGTAAAGATATTGAGGAGAATTCTGATGTTGTTTCGTTGCCAGAGCTCTTTCATCCCATTGAAAGCCTCGAGCGTGTATTTATAGCAACATTTACTAGTGATATATCATGGTAAGATAATAGAAACCTCTGCTCACCGACTTTAATACTTACTTCTATTTTGCAATATTCCCCAAGTACTTTTGTTAGAGTAACACTTCTCATTTTCTCCAGTGTTAACTTACTCATATTGATATCTGTATTTACTTGTTTGTGCTATGCTCTATATTTATGCTCATTACATTTAATAGCATTTCATGTGTAGGTTTCTTACTTATTGTAAGATTCCTCTCCATCTACCAGTTACAATTGCTTGTCACAGCGCTGAAAGGTGTTGGAGTGCAGATCCTGATAAAAGAACATCAGTTCCATTCACAGAATACCCAAACTTAACTGTGGTGTAAGTTCCTTATTAGAATATCCCATTTGTAGGATGATGAAATTGCTAAATGAGATTAAGATATAATGGAGTCTATTCTTAATAATAGGTATCCTCCATTTCCTGAAGTTATAGCTTTTAATAATGATCGCAAGAAATCAGGCATTGCATGCCATCACCCAAAGTTAATTGTGCTGCAAAGAGAAGACAAATTACGTGTTGTCATCACATCAGCAAATTTAGTGGCGAAGCAGGTTCACATTTTGTTCTTCATGCATAATATCATATATTCTTATTAATGTGGAAGGTTCtgctaattttattttttatactgGAGTAGTAATTTTTAAGGATTCACATATCTGTTATGGGCACAACTTATTAATACCAACCTCTATATATAAGTAGTTTTTAATAATGATCGCAAGAAATCAGGCATTGCATGCCATCACCCAAAGTTAATTGTGCTGCAAAGAGAAGACAAATTACGTGTTGTCATCACATCAGCAAATTTAGTGGCGAAGCAGGTTCACATTTTGTTCTTCATGCATAATAtcatatattcttataaatgtGGAAGGTTCtgctaattttattttttatactgGAGTAGTAATTTTTAAGGATTCACATATCTGTTATGGGCACAACTTATTAATACCAACCTCTATATATAAGTAGTTTTTTCAGGTTATGTTACCTTGACAACTATCTGAATAATCAGAAGTTCTCCTCAGAATTTGGCATGAGTACTGGGAAGGCTCTTTTTTGTAGATACTTAGAATTAATCATCTCACATTAATGAAATTTGttgattttctttcatttctgcAGTGGCATGATGTAACCAATACAGTCTGGTGGCAGGACTTCCCACGATCAATTATTCCCAATTGTCTATCTCTTTTCACCCGTTTATGTGTAGAGGAAATCGATATACGTTCAAAATGTGATTTTGCTGCCCAGTTGGCTGGATTTATGGCATCTCTATTAGCTGATGTGCCTGGCCAGGCCTCTTGGATCTTGGAGTTGATCAAATATGACTTTAG harbors:
- the LOC131008566 gene encoding uncharacterized protein LOC131008566, with product MSITSDSSFSFQIRKRHQFDLPVQPHKKHRGNTVRVAILHIKTLNLPLISSSTTQFCESLVLEPFKPYTIGRRLELCDFIFTDGRVSKRHCQLYFDSLEKKIYLSDGFVPGCTGSNGSFSSFSAKISTNGVFVNGSRINGVVELQVGDVVGLVCWNKEACRLRPRIGFLVEKAVFAEEIDYRSSIQLDSCNIDSKQTSFVVRRCRGTDNTSLLLSWCRDILCSDDPIYYIRKFIDINRKNNISFENGSKECLRSSSDNGVESCSSRRLQIGCPKRKRVYSRDIDDVENCQSTQKEITVISEENVELECPNFVSAANTDTAWKKCNDIVDEQHASVSSNFTGMSLEKWDSHQCKELSDAKNRGGCILPPGKKFYLNRLQFRGKDIEENSDVVSLPELFHPIESLERVFIATFTSDISWFLTYCKIPLHLPVTIACHSAERCWSADPDKRTSVPFTEYPNLTVVYPPFPEVIAFNNDRKKSGIACHHPKLIVLQREDKLRVVITSANLVAKQWHDVTNTVWWQDFPRSIIPNCLSLFTRLCVEEIDIRSKCDFAAQLAGFMASLLADVPGQASWILELIKYDFSGAAGYLVASVPGIHSQRSPVYESKNLLVGDKHELWSYSAKFLSSVETSVVGLSHIYRASADSNGKHLKKLALFLGKCRANMDGMSEVVLRRMTNITADGNAVSVLIPNPEDLSVGDFVQLGFLPRNVAKWVAPLSDTGHFAFSAFIHPKEVLETALEQSSKEVKLILYVYAGPSFSAISEVTELEYASAICSLVASSQRYAGLWRLKEVLGLHKWPEHLQSEFIFGSSSVGSINAQFLAAFAAAAGKTSVPFSDSEESDPDWGCWTSSQELKNPSIRIIFPSIERVKTNRSGIMASRRLLCFSQKTWQRLENVGILHDAIPHPSDRVGFPMHVKVGRRRFLSKKDGSSFGWVYSGSHNFSAAAWGRPLSDRSMKNNSVLGSRLHISNYELGIVFIVPPPDAVKENTENLDDVGLPFVVPPPKYRPTDKPATAQAIREALTELLELEKEMNEAAAMATDGDWMEEGFTEHEEEEEEVAETLQYVTREKEDEKAYADQLWSQVDS